The Actinopolyspora erythraea genome has a segment encoding these proteins:
- a CDS encoding adenosylcobinamide-GDP ribazoletransferase, which produces MRGLRLAFAWLSVLPVRVDGVDERTGKRAISLAPLVGAALGAFAALLLWVLFALGAPGLLAGLLTVAALALATRGMHVDGLADTVDGLGCYGSAERALSVMRDGSTGPFAVAGLVLVIGVQATGLAEAASHGRWGVVVLACAGGRAAFPLCCRRGVPAARADGMGALVAGSQPFPTVFAWWAVLLVAAGFATAGSWWVGPVAVVSTFGALWALSGHVLRRFGGVTGDVLGACCELGTTLLLALCALG; this is translated from the coding sequence GTGCGGGGACTGCGACTGGCGTTCGCCTGGCTGAGCGTGCTGCCGGTGCGGGTCGACGGCGTCGACGAGCGCACCGGTAAACGGGCCATCTCCCTCGCTCCCCTGGTGGGTGCCGCCCTGGGAGCGTTCGCGGCTCTGCTGCTGTGGGTGCTGTTCGCGCTGGGAGCGCCAGGACTGCTCGCCGGACTGCTCACCGTGGCCGCGCTGGCGCTGGCCACCAGGGGGATGCACGTCGACGGACTCGCCGACACCGTGGACGGGCTGGGCTGCTACGGCTCCGCGGAACGCGCGCTGTCGGTGATGCGCGACGGCAGCACCGGACCGTTCGCGGTGGCCGGGCTCGTCCTCGTGATCGGGGTGCAGGCTACGGGACTCGCCGAGGCCGCCTCCCACGGCCGGTGGGGTGTGGTGGTGCTGGCCTGCGCCGGCGGGCGGGCGGCCTTCCCGCTGTGCTGCAGACGGGGAGTCCCGGCCGCGCGCGCGGACGGGATGGGCGCGCTGGTTGCGGGGTCGCAGCCCTTCCCGACCGTGTTCGCCTGGTGGGCGGTGCTGCTGGTCGCGGCGGGATTCGCCACGGCGGGGAGCTGGTGGGTCGGTCCCGTAGCGGTGGTGTCGACCTTCGGTGCGCTCTGGGCGCTGAGCGGACACGTACTGCGCCGTTTCGGCGGAGTGACCGGCGACGTGCTCGGAGCCTGCTGCGAGCTGGGCACCACGCTGCTGCTGGCGCTGTGCGCCCTCGGCTGA
- a CDS encoding MoaD/ThiS family protein, whose protein sequence is MRITLVIPQMLRSTADGAGRLRLSLEDRATLRQLLDELAISHPALERRLRDETRTLRRYVNFYVDGTECRALDGAATTLSDGAEVRIVPSVAGG, encoded by the coding sequence ATGCGAATCACCCTGGTAATACCGCAAATGCTGCGCTCCACCGCCGACGGAGCGGGCAGGTTGCGGCTCTCGCTGGAAGACCGTGCCACGTTGCGGCAGCTGCTCGACGAGCTGGCGATCAGCCACCCGGCGCTGGAGCGCAGGCTGCGCGACGAGACGCGGACGCTGCGCCGCTACGTCAACTTCTACGTCGACGGCACCGAGTGTCGCGCGCTGGACGGTGCCGCCACCACGCTCAGCGACGGTGCCGAGGTAAGGATCGTGCCCTCCGTCGCGGGCGGATAG
- a CDS encoding WD40/YVTN/BNR-like repeat-containing protein, translating to MIGTRKGLWLARRNGDGGGWQLAGPQLPMTEVYAVAVDTRGAPRLLAGTESPHFGPTLVTSDDLGNSWQEPDHAPIAFPADTGTALRRVWQIVPGPVSEPEVIYAGAQPSALFRSEDGGSNYELVRGLWDHPHRAEWFPGAGGQAVHTILPDPREPSRVLVGMSTGGVYRTVDGGSEWRPANSGIRAYFMPEDDYPEFGQCVHKMARNTSSPDRIYLQNHHGVYRSDDGADTWESIAEGLPADFGFPVGVDPVDPDTVYTFPLVADAHRFPPEGSCRIYRSRDAGRSWEGLGEGLPREGFWSAVMRDALCLDDADPAGVYFGSRSGEVYASSDRGESWTLVAEHLPDVLSLRAAVV from the coding sequence ATGATCGGCACTCGCAAGGGGCTGTGGCTGGCGCGCCGGAACGGTGACGGCGGTGGTTGGCAGCTGGCGGGACCCCAGCTGCCCATGACCGAGGTCTACGCGGTGGCCGTCGACACCCGGGGCGCGCCACGACTGCTGGCGGGGACCGAGAGCCCGCACTTCGGGCCGACCCTGGTCACCAGTGACGATCTGGGGAACAGCTGGCAGGAGCCCGACCACGCCCCCATCGCGTTTCCCGCCGACACCGGAACGGCGCTGCGGCGCGTCTGGCAGATCGTTCCCGGCCCGGTGAGCGAACCCGAGGTGATCTACGCGGGGGCACAGCCGTCCGCCCTGTTCCGCTCCGAGGACGGGGGCAGCAACTACGAACTGGTCCGGGGGTTGTGGGACCACCCGCACCGTGCCGAGTGGTTCCCTGGGGCGGGTGGGCAGGCGGTGCACACGATCCTGCCCGATCCCCGCGAGCCGAGCCGCGTGCTGGTGGGCATGTCCACCGGCGGGGTGTACCGCACCGTGGACGGCGGTTCCGAGTGGCGCCCGGCGAACAGCGGCATCCGTGCCTACTTCATGCCGGAGGACGACTACCCGGAGTTCGGGCAGTGCGTGCACAAGATGGCCCGGAACACCTCGTCCCCCGACCGGATCTACCTGCAGAACCACCACGGTGTCTACCGCAGCGACGACGGTGCCGACACCTGGGAGTCCATCGCGGAGGGACTTCCGGCCGACTTCGGTTTCCCCGTCGGGGTGGACCCGGTCGATCCCGACACGGTTTACACGTTCCCACTGGTCGCGGACGCACACCGGTTCCCGCCGGAGGGAAGCTGCCGGATCTACCGCAGCAGGGACGCGGGCCGTTCCTGGGAAGGCCTGGGAGAGGGGTTGCCCAGGGAGGGATTCTGGTCGGCGGTCATGCGCGACGCGCTCTGCCTCGACGACGCCGATCCCGCCGGGGTGTACTTCGGCTCCCGCTCCGGTGAGGTCTACGCGAGCTCCGACCGAGGTGAGAGCTGGACACTGGTGGCCGAACACCTGCCGGACGTGTTGTCGCTGCGCGCGGCCGTGGTGTGA
- a CDS encoding branched-chain amino acid aminotransferase — MSQPLVFSRTENPKPASSEHRAKVLADPGFGNHFTDHMVTVRWSAEQGWHDARLEPYHPIELDPATTVLHYGQAIFEGLKAYHQPDGSIASFRPRANASRFRASARRLAMPELPEEAFLDSLRELVAVDAQWVPTEGESSLYLRPFMISTERSLGVNRPASSYLYTLIASPAGSYFASGVKPVTVWLSREYVRASPGGTGAAKFAGNYAASFVAQSQAAEQGCDQVVWLDAVERRAVEEMGGMNLFFVFGSGPDARLVTPELTGSLLPGVTRSSLLRMGERLGLAVEERRITTDEWEEKALSGEITEVFACGTAAVITPVGKVRHSEGEFTIGDGTPGELTMRLREELTGIQYGRLPDPEGWMTKLA; from the coding sequence ATGAGCCAACCCCTCGTTTTCTCCCGGACCGAGAACCCGAAGCCGGCAAGCTCCGAACATCGCGCGAAGGTACTCGCCGATCCCGGGTTCGGGAACCACTTCACCGACCACATGGTCACCGTGCGGTGGAGCGCCGAGCAGGGTTGGCACGACGCCAGGTTGGAGCCTTATCACCCCATCGAGTTGGACCCGGCCACCACGGTGTTGCACTACGGCCAGGCCATCTTCGAGGGGCTGAAGGCCTACCACCAGCCCGACGGTTCGATCGCCTCGTTCCGCCCCCGCGCCAACGCCTCCCGGTTCCGGGCCTCGGCACGCAGGCTGGCCATGCCGGAGCTGCCGGAGGAGGCTTTCCTCGACTCGCTGCGCGAACTGGTCGCGGTGGACGCCCAGTGGGTGCCCACGGAGGGTGAGAGCTCGCTGTACCTGCGACCGTTCATGATCTCCACCGAGCGTTCCCTCGGGGTCAACCGCCCGGCGAGCAGCTATCTGTACACGCTGATCGCCTCCCCGGCCGGGTCCTACTTCGCCAGCGGCGTGAAGCCGGTCACCGTCTGGCTCAGTCGCGAGTACGTCCGCGCCAGTCCCGGTGGCACCGGGGCCGCGAAGTTCGCGGGCAACTACGCCGCCTCCTTCGTGGCGCAGAGCCAGGCCGCCGAGCAGGGATGCGACCAGGTCGTCTGGCTGGACGCCGTGGAGCGGCGCGCGGTGGAGGAAATGGGCGGCATGAACCTGTTCTTCGTGTTCGGTTCCGGACCGGACGCGCGACTGGTCACCCCGGAGCTGACCGGAAGTCTGCTGCCCGGTGTCACCCGCTCCTCACTGCTGCGAATGGGGGAGCGGCTCGGTCTCGCCGTGGAGGAGCGCCGGATCACCACCGACGAGTGGGAGGAGAAGGCGCTGTCCGGTGAGATCACCGAGGTGTTCGCCTGCGGAACCGCGGCTGTCATCACCCCGGTGGGCAAGGTCAGGCACAGCGAGGGCGAGTTCACGATCGGTGACGGCACTCCCGGGGAACTGACCATGCGGCTCCGGGAGGAGTTGACCGGCATCCAGTACGGCCGGCTGCCCGACCCCGAGGGGTGGATGACGAAGCTGGCCTGA